The Montipora foliosa isolate CH-2021 chromosome 10, ASM3666993v2, whole genome shotgun sequence genomic sequence AACGAATGAAGTAAATTAGTCAATGTAAGTGAATTTTAGATATAAATAGGTAGATAAGTACACACATTCGTTCGTAAAGCAAGTGGATATTAAacatatatatttaacaaatcgattccatgttgccgtgcgtctgttcagaaataataataataataataataataataataataataataatccagtTCTTAAAACGCATTATATACAtaagtctcaatgcttttacataagaaaatttaaattaattacaagaataaGATTAAATTTTGCTATAGGGtgaaagcaattttaaaaaggtgtgtCTTGAGCCTGGTTTTAAAGGAATCTAAGGTCtcggaatattttataaaatcGGGAAGTTTGTTCCAAAGCCTTGGGCATATACACGCATAGGATCTGTCGCCATAGGTGGAGGTTCTCGATCTTGGGACAAACAGATTGATGGACCTTGAGGAACGGAGGGTGCGGACAGGTTTATAGAAAGTTAACAGATTTCAAGGGTAAATTTGAGTATGGGAAATAGCTGTATGATAACTTTGAGACAGGATTTCTTCTAAATGAAGATGTCAACACGTTGGGTTGCATATGGATATGTTTTCTTAAAAAGTATAAAGGGCCCATGCAACATATGAAGGGAATCCGATGTCTAGAAGTAGCATCAAATCCAGCATTtctgaaacatacattttcTCTCTTTGATTCCTCGCCGTCCTAAGGGCCTTTGGGAGTTGAATTGATTCATTTTGAACCTCGCGCGTGCATATTAATGACTCTAAGCTCCGCCTCTGACCAATTCTGTATAGGCTGCGATGATTGCATGAGGTGACTGATCTATTTTATTGTACACTTGACCACTCGTTTTTTCACTGAATCAGTTCACCAAGGGTCTCTACAGTTTCTGAACTGTATAAACCATTAATGTTTGGGTATTTCATTTCTCCAAAcgtgacttgtccatttgtgttttaaattgtGATAAACCATTCTACAAAAGACAGTTAGACTAATCCCGTTTATTCTTAACAGTTTACaaggcttgtatttttggcggtgacggccgcCCATAGATATCTCCAAGTAGAAAAGTATTCGGGAGCGTTTATTTCACTATTGCCATTCCTGTTCGTCATTTACTTACGCCTCATTGCATTTGCCTTCGTTCGTCCGAGTTCCTAACCGGATTTGCCAAGGAGTTTTCTCGTTTTCCTTTCGTAGACATAATTTTACCTATGCCTGATTTCATGCCGTCTTCATTGCGTTCGTGGAACGCAAGCCTAATTTTGACCTGTGGCTTTCGAGAGGTGGTTGTCCTCTGCACGTTATTGCGGGGAAACAATCCTGACATTCCTGTaaggacaccaaaatggccacccCGCTTGAGTTTTGCAGGGGTATGTCACGGCCAGTAAACTGGTACCGTTACTAAGACATGTGACAAATTTGTGAGCATGCGAGCCCGTCTTTGCGGCTGATCTTtggtctttctttctttttgatCGGAGCGCTAGCGTTGGATTTACCTTTTTGCGGTGGAACTTCGAAGCTGGGTAAGTACTAATATTCAATATTCCTTTCGAGTATGATGTTATTTAAACGTTTTGAGCTTATCATTTATTAATATTGTCTACTTCATTCATCGGGGATAATACTTGAATCAGTTGCAAGGAGTTTGTTTACGCTGCCGATAAACGAGCAGACGATTGCAAATGTTTGCTTATGGTTGTGCCGCTTCGAGCCGAGAATAATGTATGTTAAATATACTTTTACAAATTAGCTTTTACGCTCAAACATTTGCAGTTAATGTGAGAACATTTAGCACGAAATTTGAAGGGAAAAAATTGTGAGCCTACGGAAACTGGCGCTGTCACGCAACGTATCAACAAATCGCAGTTTGAAAGTCAGATAGGGAAATCATTTATTTTAGGTATGTATATTTACGTGACGGCGTCGAACGCACTCtcataatctttgattactactagttttaaGAATTATTCAATGTTCTTAAATCTTAATCTGGCATGTGAAAAAGGGTGAAGTATCTAAAGACCAGTGTGACAACTAATTAGAATTTTTGCTTTGGTTGCACATTTTGATTCTATTGTTATTTTGCAGTTTAAAATTGACTCTCCCTTGTATGCGTATACTTTCGGTTTATTGAAATCGAACTAATACACTTCACTGAACAAAAACACTGTGTATTTCTTTGCTTTAAAATGTGCTACACTTGAACTGATTAAACTGTGCTACAGTTGAACGTAAATTGACTGATATTGACAGATCGTTGATTACGAAACAACTGTCTATTGTGTCTTTCACAAGAGAGAACGATCTTCAAGCCGAAGTCACGATTTAGTCGATAAcacaaaatatgcaaaaaaCGATCGTAAATGGGAAATCCACTGCGAGATTTCCAAGCAAGCGTTTCATAACTTGCATAAATAGAAGAGCTCATTGTAGTGATTTTATAAAACCAAGATCACTTGAGAGAATTCAGCGTAGAGCCGACTAGGTTCATTTTAAAATCGATGTCCGTCTAAGTAAACTCAAGGCTTTTAACTCTTGTGCAAAGACGTTTCGTTGTCGATGTTACCTTCTTGTTTAAGGCTCTCAATGGCCATTTAGATGTTGACTTTTCTCAATTCCAAAAACCAAGATCACTACAAACCTCTTTCGGATCTGTTTGCATAATTCGTGTTGAACATATCGGGTTGCAGCTTTCCGCAAGTTATCTCTTCATGGTCAATTTCATGTTCAGTCCCTCAACTGTTGTGTTTTGTCATATTGCTGAATCCTTCGCCAGCCATAAATTGCATAGTAaaatatttacccaggaagctccactcacgcAAAAGTAATTTTCAGGGAGGTCCTGCATATGATTGAACCAAAATAGGTCAAGTTGAACACAAAATTGGTACAGGTTAACGAGATGGTACCGAGTCAAAAGTGGTTGTTATTTTATTATgagaatttcttctttaaaagcCATATGCAACCCTTTCCAAATTTTAAATAGTTAAGCTGTAACAGACTAAAACGCAAGGGGACCTTTCCCTGTTGCGgccatttttctttattgtctcatgtcatcaacctcgttcccagggtctctcatcttaacgcctggggcgagcgaggagagaccctggaagggtctggtcacgtgcttccgtgacaattgaaaacactggggaggggtcctctctaaacaaggagtttgtcgcgttgagctttgtctaattcaaagcgaggctaataGTTTCGCGCTGCTACTCCGCCATTACCCGCGATGTTTTACAGTAGCCTTCAGGCTGCAATTTCGCATAGTATTTATTCTCACGTTAATCTAATAGTGAAACAAGTTATCTGCCTCGAGGCAATTTACCATGGCCGTGATGTTGTCGCCGTGTTACCCACTGGATACGGAAAGTCGGTTatatttcatcttcttccttCGTTATTCCTCGACAAAATCAAATGTGAACGTGGAGCAGCAGCTCAAGCCGTAGTAATTGTTGTTTCCCCTCTAAATGCGCTGATCAAAGATCAGATCAGAAGGCTCCAGGAAGGAAATGCTAAAGCAGCGATATTGAAcgtgaagaagaaaacaaactcgGAGGATTTGGAATTAGACCTCAGCGACGCCAACCTCTCGCAGCTAAGAGATGCAAAATACGAGGTGATCTTTACACATCCTGAAGCCTTCATAACTTGCAAGCAAGGAATAGAGTTATTCCAAACTGCGAAATATCAAAGGAATGTTCATGCCATTGTAATTGATGAAGCCCATTGTATTTTGGAATGGTGAGTTTCGGAGTAATTTGTAATTATTTGTGAAATTAAGGTTATGCTCTTATTTCATTGTCTGAATTCGTTTGGGCGATTCTTTGCATGGTAGCAAAACCTCGCTATAACTTCCTTTGTCGTTCTGTAGTATCGtgtaaaatttaaaacaatatatattttctaaaaAATTCAACGGCTTAAAGCTTGCTAAAATATCCTCAACAATcgtccctttttttcttttgtttattagGGGAGAAGATTTCAGGAAAGATTACTCCCAGTTGTCAATGTTGTGTGCCACGTTTCCACAAGTGCCAGTTGTTGCATTAACTGCAACAGCAAGTAAAGCGGATGTCAAGGAAATTAAGGattctttgaatatgaaaaatCCATTGGAAGTGATAGGGGATCCTAACAGAGCAAACATTTTATGAGAAGGTATTCCGTAAAGGTAACGACATAGACTTCTTTCAAGAACTACTGAGGCCTATGGCAAGtgaattgaaagaaattaaattgaattatCCATTGCCAATACTGTACCTTCCTTTGAAATGGTGTGGGTTTGCATTCAAATTTTTTGACAAACACCTAGGAAAGGAACAGTATTATCCCTTTGGAGCTGAAGCTTTGCCTGAAAATAGGCTGTTTGCACAGTATCATGCCCCACAGACAACTGCAATGAAGGATCAGATACTGAAGGAATTGGCCTCACCAGCATCAAAAGTGAGAATAATATTTGCAACTGTGGCCATGGGAATGGGTGTTGATATCCAGTCCATAAGGTGCGTCATTCATGTTGGTCCACCACGTACAATCCGTGAGTATTTTCAAGAAACTGGAAGGGCAGGTCGAGATGGGAAGCCTGCAATTGCAGTACTACACTACAACAATCATGACATTGCAAAAAATCGAGAGGGAATGAGCGATGACATCAGGACTTTCCGTCAGCTAGAGACTGCCTGCCTAAGAAAATTCCTTTTGAATTGTCTTGATACCAATGTACCAGAAACAAAAGTTGCAGGTCACTTTTGTTGTACCTTCTGTAAATCTAACTGCGATTGTCTAGACTGTCTCAAAAATATCTAATGAAATACATACCAGAAGAGAGTTTATATTGAAAATGTTATCTTATGTCTTATTGAAATTTGGGTTTTGAGTAGGAGACAATGGGAAGAGTCTATTCTTAGAGAGTACAGtctttatgagtcaatgagtcaaacTCAGAAGCACATATATTGTGCAATTTGAAAACAGTACCACTCTATAGCCCATTGCAAAACTAACCACCAGGAAACCAAATTGGAATGAAGAATAACTTCTGTGTAAATAGACTCATTGACTCGAGACCTGCCACATCagcaaaatggaaaataaacaagCGTCATTTTATTGTAGAGGAATGGGGAGAGTTGAAATCATTCTGTTAAGGTTCTGTTGGATAAGTTTAGAAACTTTTGCAAGGAAATACCTGGACATGTATGTTTAAGGAACACTTCAGTAACTTTAATGTGCAGcaatgaaactgtttgaatctgtTGTTTTAATTACCTATAATGTGGACAAATTTCATATTTAAACGTCCCTTTGAAGCAACTTGTCTGATATCTTTTTGTACTCACTGGGTACAGGCAAGTCATTTATcgactgaaaaaaataaacttgcCCTGAGTAATTTGAGATTTGCCCGtccgaagaaaaagatgtaAATAGCAGACTTTGGAAATGATTGATTGTAAAGTTGACTACTTGAAACTGGTCATTTCACTCTCTTAGATTTTCATGCAATTTAACCTCTTTTCTATTATGTACAGTGTATGCCAATAACAAGAACAGGATACTTTTTATGCTAGTACGTTGATTGATTACAAAACTTAAGCTGTACtctgttgtaaataaaatcaaCAGAATTTAATGGTTAATACAGTATTGCTGGTGCTCAAGATCCTAGGAAATTGTACATGGAAACCCCATTAAAACAGTGACTAAGTAAAGAGATCTGCCATGCCTCCCCTCTTTTCTTTTCCACCAAACAAGGGCTAACTCACCTGCCAAATTTCTTTATAGGGACAATCAAATAAAGTCAGCTCAAATCAGCCTTACACTGGGATTCTAGTCAAACTTTTGCTATACTACAATACTAGTTTTAACaattaaaatctatttttaacagCAATTTGGTAATAAGAAATCCTCTGTCTATGGATCTTATTTTACATAATTATAAGCAATGTCAAGTCCATTGTCATTTTCATGACTGATGAAAACTATTGATATATCAGAACTGTTTAGCCGTTAAACGTCACTGGTCATCCTCCTCATCCTCCTGTCCAATTGGAGCATCAAGTAGAAGATTCTTTTTATGCCGTGCCCCCCATTTGTTGTAATCTTCTTCGTCTAGAGTAGACAAAGGATTCGCCATAATGTCTGGAAATGAATCATGCTTCCTGTTAGGCACAGTGGTAAATGGTTTAAGTTCACGTAGATCCCTGCACACTTTGCCTTCATCTGTTGAAGAGGATTTGTGACTATGTGAGGAATGTTGGAAACCTCTGCCAACTTGCTGGTCAAAATTTTCCACAATCTTCCGTTGTCCCCCAGCAGCTCTGCTGGCACGGTCAATGGCTTTGTCAGTTTTGTTCGCACCCATTCCCCGAATCTCTTTCTTGATGTCTTTGTTCCTATGCTCTTGCAGAATGTCAATTTCAATGTTCTTTCCCGGCCCACCTTTCCAGTTTGCAGTTGCAGCCCAAATGCACTGATGTGATTCTGCCTCTGAAAGTAATACTTCATTCTGCAAAATGTTTATGAACATCTCAATTGCATAGGCATTGAATCCAGGTAATGACTTGAATAGGGGCAGTAACTGTTTGTGCAGAGTTCCAAGTACCTTGCCATTTCCTTCCTTTACTGCATCCTTAAGATCAGCATAAACAAAAAAGTACTTCAGGAGACACATTGAGTAGTTTATGACAAAATCATCATTATCAGGGCTACCTTGTTCATCAATGTTAGGGCCTGGGGTGAGGAATTCATCAATGAATTTATCCAGAACAGAGTGGTAATAGCTCCTCTTGTTGTCTCCAACATCCAAGACATGATATGGGGGTCTGTTCCTGGTAGGACAATCATCCATGGTTTCCATATTGAAGAAATTCAGTAATGCCTCAATTGTAGAAACTGCTCGCAgtcttcaaagtgtttgacatcAATAGTTACATTTCTTCGTTGCAACTTTTCTCGAAAGAACCTCAATGTCCCTTTTTCACGGCCAGAATTCTTGTACAGCTTCTTAAAAATAAGCTACCAAAAATAACTATATTATAATCAAATTGGATGCATAACAAACACAGATGGTCTTGAGATAATTGACTATTTAGTCTTTGCTGAAATCGGAGAAAATTGCATAACCCAGCCCCTTAAATTCACTTTCTAGTAACTGTTCAAAACATGTGAAGAGGATGAAGAATTCCAGTCCATAACAGTGATGGAAGCATTCATCCCTAATGACCaaacaaagaaatgacaaattgtTATGTCCTATTTTAAATCAAACATACAATATCTTGGAAGCAGTATTTTCATATGCTTGAATGAATTGCATTGCAGTCACCAAACTGCAACTTCATTCCCTATTTAATAATAAACAGAAAAGCAAGGgcatattaattttaataagTAGTAGTAGTGTCCCACAGCgtgatgaaaaaaatgtctGGCAATAGAATACATGTTTCTATTACCAGTAGCATGAAAATACCACTGCCATAAACGCTTCAAAACAAGGTCCCCTTTCACCacagaaaaataacaaacacaTTAATATGGTGTTCTACCTTAAGGAAGCTTCTCTTAGTATGCCAGTCCACTATTCTGAATGGATACAGGTGATCCAATCTGTCTTGTGGTGTGTGGCATCCTGCTCGCAAATCTTTCGCACCAGCCAATCTTACCCTTGTTAGCTGATCGCCATAACAAGGTATTTTAACATTCGCCAGAGGATCTTCAATCTGGGGCACAGGTGGTACATGCGAAGCTGGTTGATCTGGTCTAGCAGGAGGTCCAACAACTGGACCAGGTGGAACATGGTCTGGGTCTGTTGGAACACACAGGCCAGCCTTACTGTAGATTTCACGTTCCCAGAGCTCAAGCTGATCAAGCACATCAACAACCTCAGCATACTTCTTTTCATCTTTGAGGAGGACTGGAAGTGGTACCACAACTGATTTGGTATTCATCTCCTCATGATACTCGCAAGGTGTATGATCAGGGACAACATCCGTAAGAAAATCGAATGCTGGTAAGAAATCCACTAGGATTCGTCCAATTAACACTTTGTACCGCTCCCTTGTGCATTGTTTTTCCTCATCAGTGAGACTTAGGGTATCCTTGAGGTTGCAGTTTGCCAAATTCTTTTTTGGGCCAGTGTCTGGTAAGTGGCTAGAAGATACACGATCAAATACCAGGCTGGTGGCCACAGCATGGACACTTCGGTTTTGCTTGTCAGATCTCATGTCATGCACCTTGACGTCCCAATCAACGTTGTCCAGTACAAATACAAATGATCTTCCTTCCTTTACAAGCTGTACAACATGATCCAGGAAATGCTTCCCTATTTCTTCTTGAATAGTATATTTCATGGACTTCTCCAGGCAAAATCCATACTTGTTGAGCCTATCTACAAGCTTAAATGAGATAGAAACATTTCAATTGCTATTTTATTTGAAaagaatatacatgtaaatatttcgAAATTCCCTAGAGACACCTATGGTGAATCATGGTTGTTGTATGTAGAATTACACACCTTAGTCTTAACATACTACCATATAACTAACATTATTCCCTACACAGTAGT encodes the following:
- the LOC137973576 gene encoding ATP-dependent DNA helicase RecQ-like; amino-acid sequence: MFYSSLQAAISHSIYSHVNLIVKQVICLEAIYHGRDVVAVLPTGYGKSVIFHLLPSLFLDKIKCERGAAAQAVVIVVSPLNALIKDQIRRLQEGNAKAAILNVKKKTNSEDLELDLSDANLSQLRDAKYEVIFTHPEAFITCKQGIELFQTAKYQRNVHAIVIDEAHCILEWGEDFRKDYSQLSMLCATFPQVPVVALTATASKADVKEIKDSLNMKNPLEVIGDPNRANIL